A single genomic interval of Psychroserpens sp. NJDZ02 harbors:
- the porV gene encoding type IX secretion system outer membrane channel protein PorV, with the protein MKNKILIAVAFFLSLKGLSQTTITNPNDSRVITTGIPFALIAPDARAAGLGDMGVATSPDGYSQFWNASKNVFNTNKSGITLSYTPYLSKLVNDIGLASVSYFNRIDENSAFGVGFRYFSLGEIEFVQDEFSTPVVQKPNELTLDVSYALRLSDQFGMAVGLRYLRSDLKLQTGDTDATAASSFGADITGYYQGEEEAYNDFNGRWRGGFAIQNLGPKFKYDEEGQENFQPTNLRLGVGFDFILDQYNTVGVTAEFSKLLVPTPPLLGFDDTDEDGVQDADEPTYIVSGQDPDVPFLSGVFQSFGDAPGGFKEEIQEFTYALGAEYTYQDSFAFRAGYFNEHETKGARKFFALGAGFKYNVINVDLSYLFSASQVQSPLESTLRFSLTFNLGAGTYKEF; encoded by the coding sequence ATGAAAAATAAAATTCTAATAGCTGTAGCTTTCTTTTTATCTCTTAAAGGACTATCGCAAACGACAATAACAAACCCTAATGATTCACGTGTAATTACAACAGGGATTCCTTTTGCTTTAATAGCGCCAGACGCGAGAGCTGCAGGTTTAGGAGACATGGGAGTCGCTACATCTCCAGATGGATATTCTCAATTTTGGAATGCTTCAAAAAATGTATTTAATACTAATAAGTCAGGAATAACACTTAGTTATACACCATACTTAAGTAAGTTGGTAAACGATATAGGATTAGCGTCGGTTTCATATTTTAATAGAATAGACGAGAATAGTGCTTTTGGAGTTGGATTTAGATATTTTTCTTTAGGAGAAATTGAATTTGTTCAAGATGAGTTTTCTACACCAGTAGTGCAAAAACCTAATGAGTTAACCTTAGATGTCTCCTATGCTTTAAGATTAAGTGATCAATTTGGTATGGCTGTTGGATTAAGATATTTAAGATCTGATTTAAAATTACAAACTGGCGATACAGATGCTACAGCTGCCAGTAGTTTTGGGGCAGATATTACAGGGTATTATCAAGGAGAAGAAGAAGCTTATAACGATTTTAATGGTCGTTGGAGAGGTGGATTCGCTATTCAAAATTTAGGTCCTAAATTTAAGTATGATGAAGAAGGTCAAGAAAATTTTCAACCAACAAACCTTAGATTAGGGGTTGGTTTTGACTTTATATTGGATCAATATAATACGGTAGGAGTTACTGCAGAGTTTTCTAAGTTATTAGTGCCAACACCACCGCTTTTAGGTTTTGATGATACAGATGAGGATGGCGTTCAGGATGCAGATGAGCCAACATATATTGTGTCAGGACAAGATCCTGATGTACCATTTTTATCAGGTGTATTTCAATCTTTTGGGGATGCTCCGGGCGGATTTAAAGAAGAGATACAAGAATTTACTTATGCTTTAGGTGCCGAGTATACTTATCAAGATTCTTTTGCTTTTAGAGCGGGGTATTTTAATGAACACGAGACAAAAGGAGCACGTAAGTTTTTTGCTTTAGGTGCTGGTTTTAAATACAATGTTATAAATGTTGATTTATCTTATTTATTCTCTGCGTCACAAGTACAGAGTCCATTAGAAAGTACATTGCGTTTTTCTTTAACCTTTAATTTAGGAGCAGGAACGTATAAAGAGTTTTAA
- the cdd gene encoding cytidine deaminase, whose protein sequence is MKEVKIETTLQVFDNIKELSEELQALMSQASEARQKAYAPYSKFSVGAALLLDNGEVITGSNQENASYPSGLCAERTAIYYAGAKYPKAKFVKMAIIAGSQLHPTLTPIPPCGACRQAIAEYEVKQDTPIELYFMGETGKVVRSNSLGNLLPLLFDKSAL, encoded by the coding sequence ATGAAGGAAGTAAAAATAGAAACCACATTGCAAGTCTTTGACAATATTAAGGAGTTATCTGAAGAGCTTCAGGCTTTAATGAGTCAAGCATCAGAAGCAAGACAGAAGGCTTATGCACCGTATTCAAAATTTAGTGTAGGCGCTGCATTGTTATTAGATAATGGAGAAGTAATTACCGGTAGTAATCAAGAAAATGCATCATATCCGTCAGGGTTATGTGCAGAGCGTACCGCTATTTATTATGCTGGTGCAAAATACCCAAAAGCAAAATTTGTAAAAATGGCTATAATTGCGGGGTCGCAATTGCATCCTACTTTAACGCCAATACCACCTTGTGGAGCATGTCGTCAAGCTATTGCAGAATATGAAGTTAAACAAGACACGCCAATAGAATTATATTTTATGGGAGAAACAGGTAAAGTTGTGCGTTCAAATTCGTTAGGAAACTTACTGCCACTACTTTTTGACAAATCAGCACTATAA
- the porU gene encoding type IX secretion system sortase PorU yields MKKILLLLVSFYCVPLFSQEKSINIVWGASQIYSTDSYSVTIPTFTPAKNFSFDMANGIHFVEQWQVSGFVNENSLVVSDIVYLPISKSDLKNLNLIAIPENITASLKNGTSRDVNYAVLSLSPIIKQGNSYKKVVSFKVNYDMNVTSSYRRSTNRMITNSVLTNGDWYKFEVEKSGVHKISKSFLNQMGVNVNSFDPRNIKVFGNGGKMMPFANNADFPFDPTENAIKIVGEEDGVFNDEDYILFYAQGPSADVNLSYVNTNINPYTDKTVYYINISSGQGKRIQNFSQPTGIATADFNTFQDYQFHEIDEKNIIFVGRRWFGEEFGVESSQSFDFVFPNLEPSEAVNVKVVTATTASSTSRFLVSVNDAALGSVSLSGTNTANGVYVTGGTFDQTTNVVNDNVSVRLDYDNQGNPSAEAYLDYISVEATRALTFNGTQFHFKNKEATIGSGIANYIVSNAAQVQEIWDVSNLYDVTAILNSSAESTFTFKAPMGAPKTFVTVSSQSYLEPSLAQNSNVNNQNLKGTIFLNSEGNFQDVDYLMLTTQSHATQARRLAQINRDKKNLNVKVVVVDDIYTEFSSGNPDISGIRNFVKYVYDNASTPDNRVKYLCIFGDSSFDYKGRISSNTYNFPTWNAYSSFNLSSSFISDDYYAYVDLNEGVLDQFNNANKLDIAVGRILADSPLRAKQMVDKIEVYYSKGALGSWRNNFIVVSDDVDEAWEETLQKTTDEIADEVALFKPYINVTKIHSDAYEQQASAGGDRYPGVTEALTNAIEKGAIMVNYFGHGGEDGLAHERIFQKDDVVALNNVCKLNLFVTVTCEFTRFDNPLRETAGELIYWNKDAGSIALITTTRQIFVEVGKDLNKILKEYLFSYSTNDTYSDFEYPTVAEALRLAKNDPNFSNAQKSLAFYIGDPALTLAFPEPNIRLTTINDVPITQETDVLQALGYAKLAGEVTDVNGNVLNGYNGIVITTIYDKEIERVTLANDNTRNASGLIKLNFTTLGAVVFKGQATVTNGQFEFDFIVPKDIGIPVGTGKISFYATQENALEDKTGASTEVLKIGGINPNAAEDNIGPTIQLYMNDEAFVSGGITNESPLLLANFEDENGINTASGIGHDIVALLDGDEVNPYVLNDYYLTEVDDYTKGALSFSFKDLEPGLHTLTLKAWDVYNNSATAEIQFIVFNENESLVINNVLNYPNPFVNYTEFWFSHNSSEVLDISVQIFTVSGKLVRTLNGQTALAGGKSTKSTSRDIVWDGRDDFGDKIGKGTYIYKLKVHSQSTNKSVEKIEKLVIL; encoded by the coding sequence ATGAAAAAGATATTACTATTATTGGTTTCCTTTTATTGTGTGCCATTATTTTCTCAAGAAAAAAGTATAAATATAGTATGGGGTGCATCCCAAATATATTCCACAGATAGTTATAGTGTAACTATTCCAACTTTTACACCTGCAAAAAACTTTTCTTTTGACATGGCTAATGGTATTCATTTTGTGGAACAGTGGCAGGTTAGTGGTTTTGTTAATGAAAACTCTTTAGTAGTATCGGATATTGTTTATTTACCAATTTCTAAATCTGATTTAAAAAACTTAAACCTTATTGCGATACCTGAAAATATAACGGCGTCTTTAAAGAATGGAACATCTCGAGATGTTAATTACGCTGTTTTATCATTGAGTCCTATTATTAAACAAGGGAATAGTTATAAAAAGGTAGTGTCCTTTAAGGTGAACTATGATATGAATGTCACTTCAAGTTATAGAAGGTCTACAAATCGAATGATTACTAATTCTGTTTTAACTAATGGAGACTGGTATAAATTTGAAGTGGAAAAATCTGGTGTTCATAAAATATCTAAATCATTTTTAAATCAAATGGGTGTTAATGTTAATAGTTTTGACCCAAGAAACATTAAGGTGTTTGGTAATGGTGGTAAAATGATGCCTTTTGCTAATAATGCAGACTTTCCATTTGATCCAACAGAGAATGCAATCAAAATTGTAGGAGAAGAAGATGGTGTTTTTAATGATGAAGATTATATCTTGTTTTATGCACAAGGACCATCAGCCGATGTTAATTTATCTTACGTAAATACTAATATAAATCCATATACGGATAAAACGGTGTACTATATTAATATTAGTTCGGGACAAGGAAAACGAATTCAAAATTTTAGTCAACCCACAGGTATTGCAACAGCAGATTTTAATACATTTCAGGATTATCAGTTTCATGAAATAGATGAAAAGAATATTATTTTTGTCGGTAGACGTTGGTTTGGTGAAGAGTTTGGTGTAGAAAGTTCTCAATCATTTGATTTTGTATTTCCTAATTTAGAGCCTTCAGAAGCCGTTAATGTAAAAGTTGTTACGGCAACTACAGCTTCAAGTACGAGCCGTTTTTTAGTTAGTGTCAATGATGCTGCTTTAGGTTCTGTTTCTTTGTCTGGTACTAATACAGCAAATGGTGTGTATGTTACAGGAGGAACTTTTGATCAGACAACCAATGTCGTTAATGATAATGTTAGTGTAAGGTTGGATTATGATAATCAAGGTAATCCCAGTGCCGAAGCTTATTTAGATTATATATCGGTGGAAGCTACTAGAGCGCTAACGTTTAACGGTACTCAATTTCACTTTAAAAATAAAGAAGCAACAATAGGTAGTGGAATTGCTAATTATATAGTGTCTAATGCTGCTCAGGTACAAGAAATTTGGGATGTTAGTAATCTTTATGATGTAACAGCTATTTTAAATTCTTCAGCAGAAAGCACATTTACTTTTAAAGCGCCGATGGGAGCTCCTAAAACGTTTGTAACGGTTAGTTCTCAAAGTTATTTAGAGCCTAGTTTAGCTCAAAATAGTAACGTGAATAATCAAAATTTAAAAGGGACTATCTTTTTAAATTCCGAGGGTAACTTCCAAGATGTTGATTATTTAATGTTAACAACACAATCTCATGCAACACAAGCAAGACGACTAGCCCAAATTAATAGGGATAAGAAAAACTTAAATGTTAAGGTTGTTGTTGTTGATGATATATATACAGAGTTTTCTTCTGGGAATCCAGATATCTCAGGAATTCGGAATTTTGTTAAATATGTGTATGACAATGCAAGTACACCGGACAACAGAGTAAAATATTTGTGTATTTTTGGTGATTCTTCATTTGACTATAAAGGGCGTATTTCTTCAAATACCTATAACTTTCCAACATGGAACGCTTACAGTAGTTTTAACTTGTCAAGTTCTTTTATTTCAGATGATTATTATGCATACGTAGATTTAAACGAAGGCGTTTTAGATCAATTTAATAATGCTAATAAACTAGATATTGCAGTGGGTAGAATTTTGGCAGACTCTCCCTTGCGTGCGAAGCAAATGGTAGACAAAATCGAAGTTTATTATTCAAAAGGAGCATTAGGGAGTTGGAGAAATAATTTTATTGTTGTGTCAGATGATGTAGACGAAGCTTGGGAAGAAACGTTACAAAAAACAACAGATGAGATTGCTGATGAAGTGGCTTTATTTAAACCTTATATAAATGTGACTAAGATACATTCTGATGCATACGAGCAACAGGCTTCAGCCGGAGGAGACCGTTATCCAGGAGTGACAGAAGCATTGACTAATGCGATTGAGAAAGGTGCTATAATGGTTAATTATTTTGGACATGGAGGAGAAGATGGATTGGCGCATGAGCGTATTTTTCAAAAGGATGATGTAGTAGCCCTAAATAATGTCTGTAAATTAAATTTATTTGTTACCGTAACTTGCGAGTTTACAAGGTTTGATAATCCGCTAAGGGAAACTGCGGGCGAATTAATTTATTGGAATAAAGACGCAGGTTCTATTGCGTTAATTACCACGACAAGACAAATTTTTGTCGAGGTTGGAAAAGATTTAAATAAAATTTTAAAAGAATACCTTTTTTCTTACAGCACAAACGATACGTATTCAGATTTTGAATATCCTACAGTTGCAGAAGCATTACGATTGGCTAAAAATGATCCAAATTTTTCTAATGCCCAAAAAAGTTTGGCATTTTATATTGGGGATCCAGCACTTACGTTGGCTTTTCCTGAACCAAATATTAGGCTAACCACAATAAATGATGTGCCTATTACTCAAGAGACTGATGTGCTTCAAGCTTTAGGTTATGCTAAACTAGCAGGAGAAGTTACGGATGTTAATGGTAACGTGCTTAATGGTTATAATGGGATTGTAATAACTACTATTTACGATAAAGAAATTGAGCGAGTAACACTAGCAAATGATAATACAAGAAATGCTAGTGGGTTAATAAAACTTAACTTCACGACTTTAGGAGCAGTTGTTTTTAAGGGGCAAGCAACGGTGACTAATGGTCAATTTGAATTTGATTTTATTGTGCCCAAAGATATTGGTATTCCTGTAGGGACAGGGAAAATTAGTTTTTATGCCACACAAGAGAACGCTCTGGAGGATAAGACTGGTGCAAGTACAGAGGTTTTAAAAATTGGAGGAATAAATCCTAATGCGGCCGAGGACAATATTGGGCCAACAATTCAGTTGTATATGAATGACGAAGCATTTGTTTCGGGAGGTATAACTAATGAGTCCCCATTGTTATTAGCAAATTTTGAGGACGAAAACGGAATTAACACAGCAAGTGGTATTGGGCATGATATTGTTGCTTTATTAGATGGAGATGAAGTTAACCCATATGTGCTTAATGATTATTACCTGACAGAGGTAGATGATTATACAAAAGGCGCCTTGAGTTTTTCTTTTAAAGATTTAGAGCCGGGCTTACATACCTTGACGTTAAAAGCGTGGGATGTTTATAATAATTCGGCTACAGCCGAAATACAATTTATTGTTTTTAATGAAAATGAAAGTTTAGTTATTAATAACGTACTAAACTACCCAAACCCGTTTGTCAATTATACAGAGTTTTGGTTTAGCCATAATAGTTCTGAAGTTTTAGATATTTCTGTTCAAATATTTACAGTTTCAGGAAAATTGGTGAGAACACTAAATGGACAAACCGCTTTAGCTGGTGGGAAATCTACAAAATCGACCTCTAGAGATATTGTTTGGGATGGTCGTGATGATTTTGGAGATAAAATAGGAAAAGGAACGTATATTTACAAATTAAAAGTACATTCACAAAGCACTAATAAATCAGTAGAAAAAATAGAGAAACTTGTAATCCTCTAA
- the pdhA gene encoding pyruvate dehydrogenase (acetyl-transferring) E1 component subunit alpha, with the protein MQKVTKETYIKWYEDMLFWRKFEDKLAAVYIQQKVRGFLHLYNGQEAVLAGALHAMDLTKDKMITAYRNHVQPIGMGVDPKRVMAELFGKATGTSQGLGGSMHIFSKEHRFYGGHGIVGGQIPLGAGIAFGDKFHGVDGVTICCFGDGAARQGSLHETFNLAMLWKLPVVFVCENNGYAMGTSVARTANHTDIWKLGLGYEMPCGPVDGMNPIKVAEAFDEAIQRARRGDGPTFLEVKTYRYRGHSMSDAQHYRTKDEVKEYKKLDPITQVKDIILAEEYATEDELKVIDKRVKDLVAECEKFADESPYPDKNVMYDVVYDQEDYPFIDHKIK; encoded by the coding sequence ATGCAAAAAGTAACAAAAGAAACGTATATAAAATGGTATGAAGACATGCTATTTTGGAGAAAGTTTGAAGATAAGCTTGCAGCTGTCTACATTCAACAAAAAGTTAGAGGTTTTCTTCATTTGTATAATGGTCAAGAAGCTGTATTAGCAGGAGCTTTACATGCAATGGACTTAACAAAGGATAAAATGATTACCGCATATCGTAATCACGTACAACCAATTGGTATGGGTGTCGATCCAAAACGTGTTATGGCAGAATTATTTGGAAAAGCGACAGGAACCTCTCAAGGTTTAGGTGGTTCTATGCATATATTTTCTAAAGAGCACCGTTTTTATGGAGGACATGGTATCGTTGGAGGTCAAATCCCTTTAGGAGCAGGTATTGCTTTTGGAGATAAGTTTCATGGTGTAGATGGTGTTACTATCTGTTGTTTCGGTGATGGAGCAGCACGTCAAGGGTCTTTACATGAGACGTTTAACTTAGCGATGCTTTGGAAGTTACCAGTTGTTTTTGTTTGCGAGAACAATGGATACGCCATGGGGACGTCTGTAGCACGTACAGCGAACCATACGGATATCTGGAAACTAGGTTTAGGTTATGAAATGCCTTGTGGACCTGTCGATGGGATGAATCCAATTAAAGTTGCTGAAGCATTTGATGAGGCAATACAACGTGCACGTCGTGGTGATGGACCAACGTTTTTAGAAGTTAAAACATACCGTTACAGAGGACATTCAATGTCTGATGCACAGCATTATAGAACAAAAGACGAAGTTAAAGAATACAAGAAATTAGATCCTATTACGCAAGTAAAAGATATTATTCTTGCAGAAGAGTACGCAACTGAAGATGAACTTAAAGTTATCGACAAGCGTGTGAAAGACTTAGTTGCAGAGTGTGAGAAATTTGCAGACGAATCGCCATATCCAGATAAAAATGTGATGTACGATGTTGTTTACGATCAAGAAGATTATCCATTTATAGACCACAAAATAAAATAA